The Prevotella sp. E9-3 genome has a window encoding:
- a CDS encoding carbohydrate-binding protein yields the protein MKTKFLMAALMACSCCVSNAQSFNPPTMGWSSWNTFALNISEDIIKSQADAMVNTGLADAGYKYINIDDGFWDGRGRDGKLILNTKLFPNGMRFLTDYIHGKGLMAGIYSDAGDNTCGSGNTKADGLNVGFYDHEDEDCQLYFGDWNFDFIKVDYCGAAHLNLNEQIQYTRISDAIKRQEQVLGKDIVFNVCRWAYPGTWISDIADSWRTTGDIWCDWSSVRDLVKQNLYIQAYTGGGHYNDIDMLEIGRTLSHDEEVTHMAYWCITSSPLLIGCDMTKIPEASLKLLKNKDLIAMNQDHLGLGAPVVQRLADVYVVAKDMEQLHGNKRAVVVMNLSDTQRAIQLDINALEIGGNFRLHDCLTDTDTEYAEGQRVTVTIPAHGSQAYFITGTRLDRTRYQGEEAWANKYQEINGFPNARPMESASANLGAYMGWLGNLTGNYMEWRNVYSTTGGRYKLSIRYGSAEDRALQIHVNGEDKGFYDKLNTGGWDDKWKTLDVEVTLKPGFNTIRLGHPVVFCPNIDYMDVTLIEPDQSQAVNALNIQPTDSRVYDLNGRQRTDNFSGIAIVDHKKVVRN from the coding sequence TCAGAGTTTTAATCCGCCAACCATGGGCTGGAGTTCATGGAACACTTTTGCGTTGAACATTAGTGAAGACATCATCAAAAGTCAGGCCGATGCGATGGTAAACACAGGATTGGCCGACGCTGGCTACAAGTACATCAATATCGATGATGGTTTCTGGGATGGTCGTGGCCGTGACGGTAAACTGATTCTGAACACTAAATTGTTTCCCAATGGCATGCGTTTTCTAACCGACTACATTCATGGTAAGGGACTGATGGCTGGTATTTATTCGGATGCAGGCGATAACACCTGTGGCTCTGGAAATACTAAAGCTGATGGACTGAACGTGGGTTTTTACGATCATGAGGATGAAGACTGTCAGTTATATTTCGGTGATTGGAACTTTGATTTCATCAAGGTTGACTATTGTGGTGCTGCCCATTTGAACCTGAATGAGCAAATCCAGTACACCCGTATCAGCGATGCTATCAAGCGTCAGGAACAGGTACTTGGCAAAGATATTGTTTTCAATGTATGCCGTTGGGCTTATCCAGGAACTTGGATAAGTGACATTGCTGATTCATGGCGTACTACCGGCGACATCTGGTGCGACTGGTCGTCGGTTCGTGACCTTGTGAAACAGAATCTTTACATTCAGGCTTATACAGGTGGTGGTCACTATAATGATATTGATATGCTTGAGATCGGTCGTACACTGAGTCATGATGAGGAAGTTACCCATATGGCTTATTGGTGTATCACCAGCTCACCTCTGCTCATTGGTTGCGACATGACAAAGATTCCTGAAGCTTCGCTGAAATTGCTGAAGAACAAAGACCTCATTGCCATGAACCAGGACCATCTTGGTCTCGGCGCACCCGTTGTTCAGCGTCTGGCCGATGTATATGTAGTGGCAAAGGATATGGAGCAGCTTCATGGCAACAAGCGAGCTGTGGTAGTGATGAACTTGAGTGATACTCAGCGCGCAATTCAGTTGGATATCAATGCTCTTGAAATTGGGGGCAATTTCAGACTTCATGACTGTCTGACCGATACCGACACAGAATATGCCGAGGGTCAGAGAGTGACAGTCACCATACCTGCCCACGGCTCGCAGGCCTACTTCATCACAGGTACACGTTTGGATCGTACTCGCTATCAGGGTGAGGAAGCTTGGGCCAATAAGTATCAGGAAATAAATGGCTTCCCCAATGCCCGTCCTATGGAGTCGGCTTCTGCCAATCTTGGCGCTTATATGGGATGGTTGGGCAATCTTACTGGCAACTATATGGAATGGCGTAATGTCTATAGCACCACCGGTGGTCGCTACAAACTGTCTATCCGTTATGGTTCTGCCGAAGACCGTGCACTCCAGATTCATGTGAATGGTGAGGATAAAGGTTTCTACGACAAATTGAACACTGGCGGTTGGGACGATAAGTGGAAGACCCTCGATGTAGAGGTGACACTGAAGCCTGGTTTCAATACCATCCGTTTGGGCCATCCTGTAGTATTCTGTCCAAACATCGACTACATGGATGTTACCCTCATTGAACCTGATCAGTCTCAGGCTGTCAACGCACTAAACATTCAGCCTACTGATTCACGTGTCTATGATTTGAACGGTCGTCAGCGTACTGACAATTTCTCAGGCATCGCTATCGTTGATCACAAAAAGGTGGTGCGCAACTAA